A single region of the Triticum dicoccoides isolate Atlit2015 ecotype Zavitan chromosome 2B, WEW_v2.0, whole genome shotgun sequence genome encodes:
- the LOC119364548 gene encoding agmatine deiminase-like gives MVKAMAGCPAKMRFRMPAEWEPHEQCWMGWPERPDNWREHAEPARKTFERTAIAISKFEPVTICASAKQYPHVHELMEHQPNIRVVEMSMNDSWFRDTGPTFITREGGSDIGLAEETIAGIDWEFNAWGGLGGGCFDDWSLDRSIAKKIVEIERIPRFAHTMVLEGGSIHVDGEGTCITTEECLLNPNRNPHMTKLEIENELKDFLGVTKIIWIPLGLHGDEDTNGHVDNLCCFIKPGVILLSWTDDENDPQYEISVKALSALTQTVDAKGRQIEVVKIHVPGPLYITKEEGEGVLATGHAVPRVPGKRLAASYVNFYPANGGIIAPAFGDKKRDDEARGVLQKAFPDREVVMVEGAREIVLGGGNIHCITQQQPVRPS, from the exons atggTGAAGGCCATGGCGGGATGCCCGGCGAAGATGAGGTTCCGGATGCCCGCCGAGTGGGAGCCGCACGAGCAGTGCTGGATGGGCTGGCCG GAGCGTCCAGACAACTGGCGGGAGCATGCTGAGCCAGCTCGAAAAACATTTGAGAGAACTGCAATTGCCATTTCAAAGTTTGAGCCTGTCACCATTTGTGCAAGTGCCAAACAG TATCCTCATGTCCACGAGCTGATGGAACACCAACCTAACATCAGGGTGGTCGAGATGAGCATGAATGATTCCTGGTTCCGTGATACTGGTCCCACT TTTATTACCCGTGAAGGCGGATCAGATATAGGACTTGCAGAGGAAACGATAGCGGGGATTGACTGGGAATTTAACGCATGGGGAG GACTAGGTGGTGGTTGCTTTGATGATTGGAGCCTTGACAGAAGCATTGCCAAGAAG ATAGTCGAGATTGAGAGGATCCCTAGGTTTGCACATACAATGGTTCTTGAGGGTGGAAGCATTCATGTAGATGGAGAAG GTACATGCATTACAACAGAAGAATGCTTGTTGAATCCTAACAGGAACCCTCACATGACTAAACTAGAGATAGAGAATGAGCTGAAGGATTTTCTTGGAGTCACGAAGATCATTTGGATACCTCTGGGACTACACG GTGACGAGGATACAAATGGGCATGTTGACAATTTATGCTGTTTCATCAAACCCGGTGTGATTCTCTTGTCTTGGACCGATGACGAGAACGACCCGCAGTACGAGATATCGGTTAAGGCACTATCAGCTCTCACTCAAACCGTCGATGCGAAAGGGCGGCAGATAGAGGTGGTGAAGATCCACGTGCCAGGGCCTCTGTACATCacgaaggaagagggggaaggtgtTCTTGCAACG GGGCATGCTGTACCGAGGGTACCAGGCAAGAGATTGGCCGCCTCGTACGTGAACTTCTACCCAGCGAACGGCGGGATCATAGCGCCGGCCTTCGGCGATAAGAAGAGGGATGACGAAGCACGCGGGGTTCTTCAGAAGGCATTTCCTGATCGTGAG GTTGTGATGGTGGAAGGCGCAAGGGAGATCGTGCTGGGAGGTGGGAACATACACTGCATCACGCAGCAGCAGCCGGTGCGCCCGTCATAG